One genomic region from Devosia neptuniae encodes:
- a CDS encoding alpha/beta hydrolase family protein produces the protein MNTQALLRSAAFATLFFASANASAQSLADIKPAAEPLVLQNQGSFFVGGRSVDTENAGWDNMKEIFGESFEAGQVLVDQMYVQFQAPPQPSHTPIVFMHGGLLSAKQWETTPDGRMGWYEYFTREGFPTYLAEQSGRARSGFNATAFNQVRSGELAPSEQPRVYLGTSNMAWKQFRFGLIMGEAWPDQQFPLDHVDEFYKQVIPDMFETQVPSLLAELLSPETKNPTVDNFAQLADELGGAILVGHSQSAGFPTQAVLKGKGGIKGIIQLETGCFGNLTDEHVKMLAEVPILVMVGDHFGQQPDASCLTEMEQIKAAGGDMTFVSLPDAGLSGNSHMFMQDKNNLEVADLIIRWISEHVDSAL, from the coding sequence ATGAACACTCAAGCTTTGCTGCGGAGCGCCGCCTTCGCCACACTCTTCTTCGCCTCGGCCAACGCTTCGGCGCAGTCGTTGGCCGACATCAAGCCCGCGGCTGAACCGCTGGTGCTGCAAAACCAGGGCAGCTTTTTCGTAGGCGGCCGTTCGGTCGATACCGAAAACGCTGGCTGGGACAACATGAAGGAAATCTTCGGGGAATCGTTCGAAGCCGGTCAGGTGCTGGTCGACCAGATGTATGTCCAGTTCCAGGCGCCGCCCCAGCCAAGCCATACGCCGATCGTTTTCATGCATGGCGGCTTGCTCTCCGCCAAGCAGTGGGAGACCACGCCGGATGGGCGTATGGGCTGGTACGAATATTTCACCCGAGAGGGTTTCCCGACCTATCTGGCCGAGCAGTCGGGCCGCGCCCGCTCAGGCTTTAACGCCACCGCCTTCAACCAGGTTCGCAGCGGCGAACTTGCGCCCTCCGAGCAGCCGCGCGTCTATCTGGGTACGTCCAACATGGCATGGAAGCAGTTCCGCTTCGGCCTGATCATGGGGGAAGCCTGGCCCGACCAGCAGTTCCCGCTGGATCACGTCGACGAGTTTTACAAGCAGGTGATCCCGGACATGTTTGAAACCCAGGTGCCCAGCCTGCTCGCGGAGTTGCTGTCGCCGGAGACCAAAAATCCGACTGTCGACAATTTCGCTCAGCTGGCCGACGAACTTGGTGGCGCCATTCTGGTCGGCCATTCACAGTCCGCTGGCTTCCCGACGCAGGCTGTCCTAAAGGGCAAGGGCGGCATCAAGGGCATAATCCAGCTCGAGACGGGTTGCTTTGGCAATTTGACCGATGAACACGTCAAGATGTTGGCCGAGGTGCCAATCCTGGTCATGGTCGGCGATCATTTTGGCCAGCAGCCCGACGCGAGTTGCCTCACGGAAATGGAGCAGATCAAGGCAGCCGGCGGCGACATGACCTTTGTCTCGCTCCCCGACGCGGGCCTGAGCGGCAACAGCCACATGTTCATGCAGGACAAGAACAACCTTGAGGTGGCCGACCTCATCATCAGATGGATCAGCGAGCACGTCGACAGCGCACTTTGA
- a CDS encoding LysR family transcriptional regulator: MDRLDKIKLFLRVAEAGSFSKAARQLAMAQSTASKQIAELEQRLGVQLLRRTTRGLAITAAGQHYYDGAIRLIDELESLDEAVSEQERSPAGMVRVTSPPGFAASYLLPKLMSFTTRYPKLAIDFTVSQNLANLVEERVDVAIRMGNLEDSDLRFRQVGTATAIVVASADYLEQHGEPTTPADLERHACIASMYLGKPRPWLFVRGQERVSIEPRGSIRSDDVELAKAATKVGLGIAYAASWLFKDELASGTVRQLLTDYRCNAVPISAVWAGDRALPGRTSAFIDFVAEVCAAEPALRPQ, from the coding sequence ATGGACAGGTTGGACAAGATAAAGCTCTTCCTCCGCGTTGCCGAAGCGGGAAGTTTCTCCAAGGCTGCACGGCAACTGGCGATGGCGCAATCGACGGCGAGTAAGCAGATTGCCGAACTGGAACAGCGACTGGGCGTGCAGTTGCTGCGACGGACGACGCGGGGACTGGCGATCACCGCTGCAGGGCAGCATTACTACGATGGCGCAATCCGGCTGATCGACGAACTGGAGTCGCTGGACGAGGCGGTCAGCGAGCAAGAGCGCTCGCCGGCCGGGATGGTGCGGGTCACCTCTCCACCCGGCTTCGCCGCTTCCTATCTGCTGCCCAAACTGATGTCGTTCACGACCCGGTATCCCAAACTGGCGATTGACTTTACCGTGTCGCAGAACTTGGCCAATCTGGTGGAAGAACGCGTCGACGTCGCCATCCGCATGGGCAACCTCGAGGATTCCGACTTGCGCTTCCGGCAGGTCGGAACGGCCACGGCCATTGTCGTGGCGTCTGCGGACTATCTTGAACAGCATGGCGAGCCGACTACCCCAGCCGACCTCGAACGGCATGCCTGCATCGCCTCAATGTATCTCGGCAAGCCGCGCCCATGGCTGTTCGTGCGCGGACAAGAGCGAGTGTCGATCGAACCCAGGGGATCGATCCGCTCAGACGATGTCGAACTGGCCAAGGCCGCGACAAAAGTGGGATTGGGCATCGCCTATGCGGCGAGCTGGCTGTTCAAGGACGAACTGGCATCCGGTACCGTGCGCCAGTTGCTCACCGACTACCGGTGCAACGCGGTCCCGATCAGTGCGGTCTGGGCCGGCGACCGCGCCCTGCCGGGGCGTACTTCGGCGTTTATCGATTTTGTCGCCGAAGTCTGCGCCGCCGAGCCGGCGCTGCGTCCGCAATGA
- a CDS encoding sensor histidine kinase, with protein sequence MPSSDNTDPLWEVKSLKRALHAAGVALWSWNVATDAFSMDEQGFTLWGLPQATKVVFEDLSSRIHPADRDRVRAAFGATRAILGAYEIDFRILLGEEVRWVSARGLGSDEGLHKGLMRGVFLDVTGRKQAEEGHELLAGEMSHRVKNLLAIATGLTNITSRSTTTAQEMAEELTARLAALGRAHDIVRPLPGHQGRAALLGDLISVLLAPYDDSGAFSGRIRVAVPRMGVGEQAATTLALVVHELATNSLKYGALSVQEGTLDISGFSEGSEVHVVWTERGGPSVEPPKGESGYGSKLLSRSVTGQLGGTISTDWSGDGVVVALTMSVERLSG encoded by the coding sequence ATGCCATCCAGTGACAACACGGATCCCCTATGGGAGGTCAAAAGCCTGAAACGGGCGCTTCACGCCGCTGGCGTGGCACTGTGGTCATGGAATGTCGCCACGGACGCGTTTTCTATGGACGAGCAGGGCTTCACATTGTGGGGCCTTCCGCAGGCGACCAAAGTCGTCTTCGAGGACCTATCTTCTCGGATACACCCCGCCGATCGAGATCGCGTTCGCGCGGCGTTTGGGGCCACCCGAGCCATACTGGGCGCCTACGAAATAGATTTCCGGATTCTGCTAGGGGAGGAGGTCCGGTGGGTCTCGGCTCGCGGCCTCGGCAGTGATGAAGGCTTGCACAAGGGCCTAATGCGGGGCGTGTTTCTCGACGTGACCGGACGCAAGCAGGCCGAAGAGGGCCATGAACTCCTGGCCGGCGAAATGAGCCATCGCGTGAAAAATCTTCTGGCAATTGCGACCGGTCTTACCAATATCACCTCTCGATCGACGACCACCGCCCAGGAAATGGCGGAGGAGCTGACCGCCAGATTAGCGGCGCTCGGAAGGGCACACGACATCGTGCGTCCCTTGCCAGGGCACCAGGGCAGAGCTGCTTTGTTGGGGGATTTGATCTCCGTGCTGCTGGCTCCCTATGACGATTCCGGCGCCTTCAGTGGCCGGATCCGCGTTGCGGTTCCGCGAATGGGAGTCGGCGAACAAGCGGCCACGACCTTGGCGCTGGTTGTCCATGAACTGGCGACAAATTCCCTCAAGTACGGCGCTTTGTCGGTCCAAGAGGGAACGCTGGATATTTCGGGATTCTCGGAGGGGAGCGAAGTTCACGTCGTTTGGACGGAGCGAGGGGGGCCGTCCGTAGAACCCCCCAAAGGAGAAAGCGGATACGGGAGCAAGCTACTGTCTCGCAGCGTGACCGGCCAGTTGGGCGGAACGATTTCAACCGATTGGTCTGGTGACGGTGTCGTAGTGGCGCTCACAATGAGCGTTGAAAGACTCTCCGGCTAG
- a CDS encoding hybrid sensor histidine kinase/response regulator, producing the protein MQRSDPFEASVSPDGRYRLLVESINDYAIYMLDPQGTVANWNAGAQRFKGYAADEIVGQNFSKFYTEDDQRDGIPQRNLAIAAREGRFEDEGWRIRKDGSRFWANVVIDRILDGGGQLVGFAKITRDLTERAKQEEALRASERQFRLLVKGVTDYAIYMLDPTGRVAVWNAGAQRIKGYEESEIIGQHFSRFYTEEERLAGEADRNLEVAREKGSVEREGWRVRKDGTQFWAHVVIDAIYDGGELIGFAKVTRDITERREAQLALDAARETLFQAQKMEAVGQLTGGIAHDFNNLLMAILGSLEIVSKRLPYDAKISPFIENAVQGAQRGAALTQRMLAFARRQELEMGPVDVLETVRGMRELLERVLGPSVFITTRFPLSLPHALTDKAQLESALLNLAVNARDAMPTGGQIVISAAHRKIGRAANNAVKPGSYVVLSLIDQGEGMDEETVSRATEPFFTTKGVGKGTGLGLSMVHGLAEQSGGRFVLSSEVGRGTTAELWLPLAEAETATEMPSPVTAESGMTAKRVLVVDDDALVLLNTVAMTEELGHQVFEAMSGRDALKILRSQQIDIVITDYAMPQMTGGALATSITAEWPHIKIIVATGYAEMPEEYKGRFERLGKPFWSADLKAAIERVAGADAAAS; encoded by the coding sequence ATGCAACGATCCGACCCATTTGAGGCCTCTGTTAGTCCTGACGGCCGCTATCGGCTTCTGGTCGAATCCATCAACGACTACGCGATCTATATGTTGGACCCGCAGGGAACGGTGGCCAATTGGAATGCCGGCGCTCAACGTTTCAAGGGGTACGCAGCCGACGAGATCGTCGGGCAGAACTTCTCCAAATTTTATACCGAAGACGACCAGCGTGACGGGATACCGCAACGCAATCTAGCGATTGCGGCGCGCGAAGGGCGCTTCGAGGACGAAGGCTGGCGGATTCGCAAGGACGGCTCCCGTTTCTGGGCCAACGTGGTCATTGACCGGATTTTGGACGGCGGCGGTCAATTGGTGGGCTTCGCCAAGATTACTCGCGACCTCACCGAACGCGCCAAGCAGGAAGAAGCGCTGCGGGCAAGCGAGCGGCAGTTCCGCCTTCTAGTAAAGGGCGTGACCGACTACGCCATCTACATGCTGGATCCCACGGGTCGTGTCGCGGTTTGGAACGCTGGCGCCCAAAGGATCAAGGGCTACGAGGAATCCGAGATCATCGGACAGCATTTTTCCCGCTTTTACACTGAGGAAGAGCGCTTGGCTGGTGAAGCCGACCGAAACCTCGAGGTCGCCAGGGAGAAGGGCAGTGTCGAACGCGAGGGATGGCGGGTGCGCAAGGACGGGACCCAGTTCTGGGCGCATGTCGTTATTGACGCCATCTACGACGGCGGCGAACTGATTGGATTTGCCAAGGTGACCCGAGACATTACCGAACGGCGGGAAGCACAATTGGCGCTCGACGCTGCCAGGGAAACGCTGTTTCAGGCGCAGAAAATGGAAGCGGTCGGTCAGCTCACGGGCGGGATCGCACACGACTTCAACAACCTGCTGATGGCCATTCTCGGCAGCCTGGAAATCGTCAGCAAGCGCCTCCCATACGATGCCAAGATCTCTCCCTTTATCGAGAATGCCGTCCAGGGCGCGCAACGGGGAGCGGCCCTAACCCAGCGCATGCTCGCATTCGCCCGGCGGCAGGAGCTCGAGATGGGGCCGGTGGACGTCCTGGAAACCGTCAGAGGCATGCGTGAGCTGTTGGAGCGGGTCCTTGGCCCGTCTGTGTTCATCACTACCCGCTTTCCCCTATCATTGCCGCACGCTCTAACCGACAAAGCTCAGCTTGAATCCGCGCTGCTCAATCTCGCCGTCAATGCGCGGGACGCGATGCCGACTGGCGGACAAATCGTTATCAGCGCGGCCCATAGGAAGATCGGGAGGGCAGCGAACAACGCCGTCAAACCCGGAAGCTACGTGGTCCTCTCGCTCATCGATCAGGGTGAAGGCATGGACGAAGAAACGGTGAGCCGGGCAACTGAGCCATTCTTTACCACCAAGGGCGTCGGCAAAGGCACCGGCCTGGGGCTTTCAATGGTGCATGGGCTTGCCGAGCAATCGGGCGGCAGATTTGTGTTGTCGAGCGAAGTGGGCAGGGGAACGACGGCGGAGCTATGGCTCCCGCTGGCCGAGGCGGAAACGGCGACGGAAATGCCGTCGCCCGTTACGGCGGAAAGCGGGATGACCGCAAAGCGGGTCCTCGTTGTCGACGACGATGCGCTTGTCCTGCTCAATACCGTTGCGATGACGGAGGAACTTGGTCATCAGGTTTTCGAGGCCATGTCCGGGCGGGATGCGCTCAAAATTCTCCGGTCCCAGCAGATCGATATAGTGATCACCGACTACGCGATGCCGCAGATGACCGGCGGCGCGTTGGCGACCTCGATTACTGCGGAGTGGCCACACATAAAGATTATCGTCGCCACGGGCTACGCCGAGATGCCCGAGGAATATAAAGGACGCTTTGAGCGCCTCGGCAAGCCATTCTGGTCCGCAGATCTTAAGGCTGCGATTGAAAGAGTGGCGGGCGCGGACGCTGCGGCCTCTTAG
- a CDS encoding manganese catalase family protein: protein MFMRVDRLITDLPPPKKQDPNAAAALQELLGGKYGEMSTLGNYMFQSFNFRSKDKLRPFYSLVASITAEELAHVELVCNGVAMLNNGPDKPKGDMGTGGDISKTPFEAMTDIRLASAFLSNGGGATPVNANGVSWNNDFVTTTGNVIFDLLHNFHLECGARLHKLRVYETLSDPTGREVCGYLLVRGSVHAHSYALAIQKLTGVDIKQMLPTPNIELAKIPECQKYLDEGSHRRLYTWSPEDYQDISGIWSNDEVALPGDPPGPLEVVEGMPDGGKMQQLQGVPSAFTPDYAPEEFYEIAAKLYKASR, encoded by the coding sequence ATGTTCATGCGAGTAGACAGGCTGATCACCGATTTGCCGCCGCCCAAGAAACAAGATCCGAACGCTGCTGCGGCCCTGCAGGAACTGCTCGGCGGCAAGTATGGCGAGATGTCCACGCTCGGGAACTACATGTTCCAGAGTTTTAACTTTCGTTCAAAGGACAAGTTGAGGCCGTTTTACAGCCTGGTGGCTTCCATCACGGCCGAAGAGCTTGCGCACGTCGAACTTGTTTGCAACGGCGTGGCAATGCTCAACAATGGGCCTGACAAGCCGAAGGGCGATATGGGGACCGGCGGCGACATCTCCAAGACGCCATTCGAGGCGATGACCGACATCCGCCTCGCTTCAGCGTTCCTGTCTAATGGTGGTGGCGCGACGCCGGTGAATGCCAATGGCGTTTCGTGGAACAATGACTTCGTCACTACGACCGGCAATGTCATCTTCGACCTGCTGCACAATTTTCATCTCGAATGCGGTGCTCGCCTGCACAAGCTGCGGGTCTATGAAACACTGAGCGATCCGACAGGTCGCGAGGTCTGCGGCTACCTGCTGGTTCGCGGGTCGGTGCATGCGCATTCCTATGCGCTCGCCATCCAGAAGCTGACCGGGGTTGATATCAAGCAGATGCTGCCCACGCCGAATATCGAGCTGGCCAAGATTCCGGAATGCCAAAAGTACCTCGACGAGGGGTCGCATCGCCGGCTCTACACCTGGAGCCCGGAGGACTATCAGGATATCTCTGGTATCTGGTCCAATGACGAAGTTGCCCTGCCGGGGGACCCGCCAGGCCCGCTCGAAGTGGTCGAGGGCATGCCCGACGGCGGCAAGATGCAGCAGTTGCAGGGCGTCCCTTCCGCCTTCACGCCGGACTATGCGCCCGAGGAATTCTACGAAATCGCCGCCAAGCTCTATAAGGCGTCCCGCTAA
- a CDS encoding alpha/beta fold hydrolase, producing MPLLVLFRFVFMLVSLCVFGVAAYLLWNWYDGDLIRQADGDIVRVRTGWFLWAGVGLLGLSFFGRPIITPFLAKPDTDPTAAVRDEGQFVAGASGSKLYVEQLGSPAAPPIILVHGWAMDSTIWFYAKRDLARSFRVICWDLPGMGQSTPASPSAIGLTEFAQDLRTVIGLAGERKIVLVGHSIGGMTIQTLARDDPAFFDAYVAGTVLVNTTYTNPLKTMILSGLAQAIRWPLLEPLMRLAIALQPLVWLSAWQSYLSGTAHMANRLGFGKYVTRSQLEHTTLLSTRNSPGNIDRGNLAMFRWDATHAMARVTPPLLVLSGEIDIVTKPQAGRQIAADRGDTIHLAIEGANHMGFLERSADYNRAIADFAQSLQPTP from the coding sequence ATGCCCCTACTCGTCCTATTCCGTTTCGTGTTCATGCTTGTTTCCCTCTGCGTGTTCGGCGTTGCCGCCTACCTGTTGTGGAACTGGTATGACGGCGACCTCATCCGACAAGCGGATGGCGATATCGTCCGTGTCCGGACCGGCTGGTTCCTCTGGGCTGGGGTTGGCTTGTTGGGTCTGTCGTTCTTCGGCCGACCCATAATCACGCCGTTTCTTGCCAAGCCGGACACCGATCCCACCGCTGCGGTGCGTGATGAGGGTCAGTTCGTTGCTGGCGCCAGTGGATCAAAGCTCTATGTCGAACAACTCGGGTCGCCCGCCGCGCCGCCGATTATCCTGGTGCACGGCTGGGCTATGGACAGCACGATTTGGTTTTACGCCAAGCGCGATCTGGCGCGGAGCTTTCGCGTTATCTGCTGGGACCTTCCGGGCATGGGCCAGTCAACGCCCGCTTCTCCCTCCGCCATTGGCCTGACCGAGTTCGCCCAGGACCTTCGAACCGTCATCGGCCTCGCCGGAGAGCGCAAGATTGTCCTTGTTGGTCATAGCATTGGTGGGATGACCATCCAGACGCTGGCGCGAGACGATCCGGCCTTCTTCGACGCGTATGTCGCCGGCACCGTGCTGGTCAACACGACCTATACGAACCCGCTCAAGACCATGATTTTGAGCGGGCTGGCGCAAGCCATTCGCTGGCCGCTGCTGGAGCCGCTGATGCGTCTCGCGATAGCCTTGCAGCCGCTGGTGTGGCTGAGTGCCTGGCAAAGCTATCTCAGCGGCACCGCCCACATGGCTAACCGGCTGGGGTTCGGCAAGTATGTGACGCGGAGTCAGTTAGAACATACAACATTGCTGTCCACGCGAAACTCGCCGGGAAATATCGACCGGGGCAACCTCGCCATGTTTCGATGGGACGCCACTCACGCCATGGCGCGCGTCACCCCACCGCTTTTGGTTCTGTCCGGCGAGATTGACATCGTGACAAAGCCGCAGGCCGGGCGGCAGATTGCGGCGGACCGGGGAGATACCATCCACCTCGCAATCGAAGGCGCCAACCACATGGGGTTTCTGGAGCGATCCGCGGACTACAATCGCGCCATAGCGGACTTCGCCCAGTCTTTACAGCCAACACCCTAG
- a CDS encoding DUF3606 domain-containing protein, producing the protein MPNTKQHRARVAGGQDHEVKYEADKTGASTPEVKDAVKSAGNGRKAVEKKLSAK; encoded by the coding sequence ATGCCCAACACAAAACAGCACCGCGCCCGTGTTGCCGGTGGTCAGGACCATGAAGTGAAATACGAAGCCGACAAAACCGGCGCATCGACACCCGAGGTCAAAGATGCCGTGAAATCCGCGGGCAATGGCCGCAAGGCCGTCGAGAAGAAGCTGAGTGCAAAATGA
- a CDS encoding YciE/YciF ferroxidase family protein: MAAPKEKTLNDLFEDTLKDIFYAEKQIVKNLPKMAKAAQSPALKAGFEKHLAETEVHVERLEQVFVLLGKTPRGKTCDAILGILEEGKSIMEEFKGTVALDAGLAAAAQAVEHYEIARYGTLKTWANQLGLTEAVTLFETTLQEEIATDMALSEVAKAEANVKAA, encoded by the coding sequence ATGGCCGCGCCGAAAGAGAAAACGCTGAATGACCTATTCGAGGATACCCTCAAGGACATCTTTTATGCCGAAAAGCAAATCGTAAAAAATCTCCCCAAAATGGCCAAGGCGGCTCAGTCTCCTGCCCTCAAGGCGGGCTTCGAAAAGCATCTTGCCGAGACGGAGGTTCACGTCGAGCGGCTCGAACAGGTGTTCGTCCTCCTTGGCAAGACGCCGCGGGGCAAGACCTGTGACGCTATCCTGGGCATCCTCGAGGAAGGCAAGTCCATCATGGAGGAGTTCAAGGGCACTGTCGCTCTCGATGCCGGCCTGGCTGCTGCTGCGCAGGCGGTCGAGCATTATGAGATCGCTCGCTATGGCACGCTAAAGACTTGGGCCAACCAACTTGGCCTCACCGAAGCAGTAACGCTTTTCGAGACAACGCTACAGGAAGAGATCGCGACCGATATGGCCCTGAGCGAAGTCGCCAAAGCAGAAGCGAATGTGAAGGCCGCGTAG